A window from Telopea speciosissima isolate NSW1024214 ecotype Mountain lineage chromosome 8, Tspe_v1, whole genome shotgun sequence encodes these proteins:
- the LOC122671927 gene encoding chalcone synthase 2-like — protein MGSVGEIYEAQCTEGPATVLAIGTANPSNCVYQPDFPDFYFRSTKSEHMTGLKEKFKRICDRSTIIKRHLYMTEEMIEENPDFYNSMAPTLDARQDIMVVQVPKLAKEAALKAINEWGQPKSKITHIVFTTISGVDAPGADFQLIKLLGLSPTVKRVMMYHLGCYGGGSVLRVAKDLAENNKGARVLVVCSELNSVSGFKGPTETDFHTLLGQAIFADGAAALIVGADPDTSVERPLFQLVSAGTRILPDSDDMVEGHLHQTGLSISLSKDVAKTISGNIGKCLEEAFSKIGISDWNSIFWVSHPGGPAILDLIEGTLGLKEEKLKASRKVLSEYGNMSSPTVMFILDEMRNKSMKEGKTTTGEGFDWGVLLGFGPGLTVETIVLRSIGTI, from the coding sequence ATGGGATCAGTTGGAGAAATCTATGAAGCGCAGTGCACTGAGGGTCCAGCCACAGTGCTGGCCATCGGCACGGCAAATCCATCCAACTGTGTGTATCAGCCTGATTTCCCAGATTTCTACTTCAGATCAACAAAGAGTGAGCATATGACTGGATTGAAGGAGAAGTTCAAGCGAATCTGTGACAGATCTACAATCATAAAACGACATCTCTACATGACTGAGGAAATGATCGAGGAGAACCCCGACTTCTACAACTCCATGGCTCCAACACTTGATGCTCGCCAAGATATTATGGTTGTTCAGGTTCCCAAGTTGGCTAAAGAAGCAGCTTTAAAAGCCATCAATGAGTGGGGGCAGCCCAAATCAAAGATCACCCACATTGTATTCACTACCATTTCTGGTGTTGATGCTCCTGGTGCCGACTTCCAACTCATCAAGCTCCTTGGCCTTTCTCCGACTGTCAAACGTGTGATGATGTATCATCTAGGCTGCTACGGTGGTGGCAGTGTCCTCCGTGTTGCCAAAGATCTTGCTGAGAACAATAAAGGTGCTCGTGTCCTCGTTGTTTGCTCTGAATTAAACTCAGTTAGTGGCTTCAAGGGACCTACCGAGACCGACTTTCACACCTTACTTGGGCAGGCTATCTTCGCGGATGGCGCTGCAGCTTTAATAGTTGGTGCAGACCCTGACACATCAGTTGAGCGCCCATTGTTCCAACTCGTCTCAGCGGGTACTCGAATTCTCCCAGACTCAGATGATATGGTTGAAGGCCATTTACATCAAACAGGTCTTTCCATCAGCTTATCCAAGGATGTAGCCAAAACTATTTCTGGGAACATCGGAAAATGCTTGGAGGAAGCATTCAGCAAGATTGGTATTAGTGATTGGAACTCCATTTTTTGGGTGTCTCACCCTGGTGGGCCGGCAATTTTGGACTTGATTGAAGGGACCCTTGGTTTGAAAGAGGAGAAACTAAAGGCATCAAGGAAAGTTCTGAGCGAATATGGTAATATGTCAAGCCCCACTGTGATGTTCATTTTGGATGAGATGAGGAATAAGTCTATGAAAGAAGGGAAAACCACAACTGGAGAAGGGTTTGATTGGGGTGttctattagggtttggaccaGGTCTAACTGTGGAGACAATCGTCCTGCGTAGCATTGGTACAATTTAA
- the LOC122671923 gene encoding chalcone synthase 2-like encodes MGSSVGEIYEAQCTQGPATVLAIGTANPSNCVYQPDFPDFYFRSTKSEHMTGLKEKFKRIYDRSTIIKRHLYMTEEMIEQNPNFYNPMAPTLDARQDIMVVEVPKLAKEAALKAINEWGQPKSKITHIVFTTISGVDAPGADFQLIKLLGLSPTVKRVMMYHLGCYGGGSVLRVAKDLAENNKGARVLVVCSELNSVSGFKGPTETDFHTLLGQAIFADGAAALIVGANPDTSIERPLFQLVSAGTRILPDSDDMVEGHLRQTGLSISLSKDVAKTISGNIEKCLEEAFSKIGISDWNSIFWVSHPGGPVILDLIEGTLGLKEEKLKASRKVLSEYGNMSSPTVMFILDEMRNKSMKEGKSTTGEGFDWGVLLGFGPGLTVETMILHSITQA; translated from the coding sequence ATGGGATCATCAGTTGGAGAAATCTATGAAGCGCAGTGCACTCAGGGTCCAGCCACAGTGCTGGCCATCGGCACAGCAAATCCATCCAATTGTGTTTATCAGCCTGATTTCCCAGATTTTTACTTCAGATCCACAAAGAGTGAGCATATGACTGGATTGAAGGAGAAGTTCAAGCGAATCTATGACagatctacaattataaaacgTCATCTCTACATGACTGAGGAAATGATCGAGCAGAACCCCAACTTCTACAACCCCATGGCTCCAACACTTGATGCACGCCAAGATATTATGGTTGTTGAGGTTCCCAAGTTGGCTAAAGAAGCAGCTTTAAAAGCCATCAATGAGTGGGGGCAGCCCAAATCAAAGATCACCCACATTGTATTCACTACCATTTCTGGTGTGGATGCGCCTGGTGCCGACTTCCAACTCATCAAGCTCCTTGGCCTTTCACCCACCGTCAAACGTGTGATGATGTATCATCTAGGCTGCTACGGTGGTGGCAGTGTCCTCCGTGTTGCCAAAGACCTTGCTGAGAACAATAAAGGTGCTCGTGTTCTCGTTGTTTGCTCGGAGTTAAACTCAGTTAGTGGCTTCAAGGGACCTACCGAGACCGACTTCCACACCTTACTTGGGCAGGCAATCTTCGCTGATGGCGCTGCTGCTTTAATAGTTGGTGCAAACCCTGACACTTCAATTGAGCGTCCACTATTCCAACTCGTCTCAGCGGGTACTCGAATTCTCCCAGACTCAGATGATATGGTTGAAGGCCATTTACGTCAAACAGGTCTTTCAATCAGCTTATCCAAGGATGTAGCCAAAACTATTTCTGGGAACATCGAAAAATGCTTGGAGGAAGCATTCAGCAAGATTGGTATTAGTGATTGGAACTCCATTTTTTGGGTGTCTCACCCTGGTGGGCCGGTGATTTTGGACCTGATTGAAGGGACCCTTGGTTTGAAGGAGGAGAAACTCAAGGCATCAAGAAAAGTGTTGAGCGAATATGGTAATATGTCAAGCCCCACTGTGATGTTCATTTTGGATGAGATGAGGAACAAGTCTATGAAGGAAGGGAAATCCACAACTGGAGAAGGGTTTGATTGGGGTgtgctattagggtttggaccaGGTCTAACTGTGGAGACAATGATCTTGCATAGCATAACCCAGGCTTGA